A genomic stretch from Penaeus monodon isolate SGIC_2016 chromosome 25, NSTDA_Pmon_1, whole genome shotgun sequence includes:
- the LOC119589479 gene encoding LOW QUALITY PROTEIN: uncharacterized protein LOC119589479 (The sequence of the model RefSeq protein was modified relative to this genomic sequence to represent the inferred CDS: inserted 3 bases in 2 codons): MPHESFAMDFWRLILLITLHSTWHARGEEGLFFQPENRPTTDSHASVWLGPSGETLSDVTVCSWLRVQYFRESASYFCSYAVSDQRNNELNFGIKSTRIFIAIGGKYLYADGTRLYPDEWYHVCFVANSENSTGTFYLNGKRNGVRTLPRQCLLLNGSLVLGQESDKVAGGFQALQSFCGILSGFNLYSRSLQESEIKELSECSRQIPEGDVVSWSSTEWEVEGPVVRVNLTQDDLCPKRRFKFNVFPKRYGEKAAKSLCRKLKSTLATPRSPEENGALFTQAAHFASVCQPPNHATGFFWLGTKREKDEWVDAEGTPMNYTNFGDWSMSGYRCASFLLPRYRGKWTDVPCSRYDFCAACEEPRPVALRMRGFCSSDYKDTLFRLDADPATNLPAFRGFTKYEIKYGEDKKWHLRNMWTKETVAQLFSYDASLPLGLREWRITTSSEICGRQEGSSHALALTACRDSEYSCADGTCISLESRCDLRVDCPDNSDETSCDKLVRSPDYLLQLPPPGIDPGPLGLNLSIAIKGFSEVDIRDMDLSVDFETTITWIDQRLKYKNLKLLPEFNYIDPSAVWKPKVDLDNAIFPDIHRTTPVISALRKSPPEADDAPPPSRRDVRRLQEPTELQPEDQSSLLVQHGAADVPLRHATLPDAPPDRVDEGELLAMEEAGGGVRRRGHDVRIRGRRXMTIDHRSTSNYSVAVVGFVFSRQYSYYMTSAFLPSIMLMLIGYASLFCKRENRDLRVMMSLTTLLVLYSLYQQVEDGLPSTSYTKAIDVWFFFAISFIFTQVILHVAIDVRVPLPTRFPKPTTVLPINEIPSKMFPSRSCWRPLVAARVXLCHSLRPLHGCVLDGGPQV; the protein is encoded by the exons ATGCCGCACGAATC GTTTGCAATGGATTTTTGGAGATTGATATTGCTGATCACTCTGCATTCGACATGGCATG cccgcgGCGAGGAGGGCCTGTTCTTCCAGCCGGAGAATCGGCCGACGACCGACTCCCACGCGTCGGTGTGGCTCGGCCCGAGCGGCGAGACCCTTTCCGACGTGACGGTCTGCTCGTGGCTCAGGGTCCAGTACTTCCGGGAGAGCGCCTCGTATTTCTGCTCGTATGCCGTCAGCGATCAGAGGAATAACGAGCTGAATTTTGGGATTA AGAGCACCAGAATCTTCATAGCCATCGGAGGCAAGTACCTGTACGCAGACGGGACGAGGCTGTACCCAGACGAGTGGTACCACGTGTGCTTCGTGGCCAACAGCGAGAACTCTACGGGGACTTTCTACCTCAATGG CAAGAGGAACGGCGTGAGGACCCTGCCTCGCCAGTGCCTCCTCCTGAACGGCTCCCTCGTGTTGGGTCAGGAGTCAGACAAGGTCGCCGGGGGATTTCAAGCTCTCCAGTCCTTCTGTGGGATCCTTTCGGGATTTAA CCTGTATTCCCGAAGCCTTCAAGAATCAGAGATCAAGGAATTGTCTGAGTGCTCGAGACAGATTCCCGAGGGTGACGTGGTGAGCTGGTCCTCGACGGAGTGGGAGGTTGAAGGGCCGGTGGTAAGGGTGAACCTCACTCAGGATGACCTCTGTCCTAAGCGCAG ATTCAAATTCAACGTCTTCCCGAAACGCTACGGGGAAAAAGCAGCGAAAAGTCTTTGCAGAAAACTTAAGTCTACCCTCGCGACACCTCGGAGTCCGGAAGAAAACGGGGCGCTGTTCACGCAAGCTGCCCATTTCGCgtctgtctgtcagcctcccAACCACGCCACGGGATTCTTCTGGCTggggacgaagagggagaaagacgaaTGGGTGGATGCGGAG GGCACGCCCATGAACTACACCAACTTCGGAGACTGGAGTATGAGCGGGTACCGTTGCGCGAGCTTCCTCCTCCCACGGTACCGAGGCAAGTGGACCGACGTGCCGTGTTCTCGGTACGATTTCTGCGCGGCGTGCGAAGAACCCCGTCCGGTGGCGCTGAGGATGAGGGGCTTCTGCAGCAGCGACTACAAGGATACCCTCTTCAGGCTCGATGCGGATCCGGCGACGAATCTGCCGGCATTTCG CGGCTTCACGAAATACGAAATCAAGTACGGCGAGGACAAGAAGTGGCACCTCCGGAACATGTGGACGAAGGAGACGGTGGCGCAGCTCTTCTCCTACGACGCCTCCTTGCCTCTGGGCCTCAGGGAGTGGAGGATCACCACCAGCTCCGAGATCTGCGGCAGGCAGGAGG gATCAAGCCACGCCCTCGCGCTCACCGCCTGTCGGGACAGTGAATACAGCTGCGCGGACGGAACGTGCATCAGCCTCGAGAGCCGCTGTGACCTGAGGGTAGACTGCCCGGATAACAGCGACGAGACCAGCTGCGACAAGCTGGTGCGTTCTCCCGACTACCTGCTCCAGCTGCCTCCTCCGGGAATCGATCCGGGGCCTCTGGGACTCAACCTGTCCATCGCCATCAAGGGCTTCTCGGAG GTGGATATCAGGGACATGGATCTGAGTGTGGATTTCGAGACGACGATCACGTGGATTGACCAGCGACTCAAGTACAAGAACCTCAAGTTGCTTCCGGAGTTCAACTACATCGAT cCATCAGCCGTGTGGAAGCCGAAAGTGGACTTAGACAACGCCATCTTCCCCGACATCCACCGAACGACCCCGGTCATCAGCGCCCTGAGGAAGTCGCCTCCCGAAGCGGATGACG ctcctcctccttccagacGAGATGTACGAAGGCTCCAAGAACCCACTGAGCTTCAGCCAGAAGATCAAAGCTCCCTTCTCGTGCAACATGGAGCTGCAGATGTTCCCCTTCGACACGCAACACTGCCAGATGCACCTCCGGATCGCGTCGACGAGGGAGAACTTCTTGCGATGGAGGAAGCTGGAGGTGGCGTACGAAGGAGAG gTCACGACGTCCGAATACGTGGTCGGCG CATGACCATCGACCACCGGAGCACGAGCAACTACAGCGTGGCCGTCGTGGGCTTCGTGTTCTCTCGGCAGTACAGCTACTACATGACATCCGCGTTCCTCCCGTCCATCATGCTCATGCTCATAGGATACGCCTCCCTCTTCTGCAAGCGTGAGAACCGGGACCTGCGGGTGATGATGTCCCTCACGACGCTGCTGGTGCTGTACTCGCTCTACCAGCAGGTCGAGGACGGCCTCCCCTCGACCTCGTACACGAAGGCGATCGACGTCTGGTTCTTCTTCGCGATTTCCTTCATCTTCACGCAG GTCATCCTCCACGTGGCGATCGACGTGCGGGTTCCTCTGCCGACGCGCTTCCCGAAACCCACGACGGTCCTGCCCATCAACGAGATCCCGAGCAAGATGTTCCCCTCGCGGTCCTGCTGGAGGCCCCTCGTCGCAGCCAGGG GTCTATGCCATTCTCTTCGCCCTCTTCATGGCTGCGTTCTGGATGGTGGTCCTCAGGTTTAA